A window of Hymenobacter aerilatus contains these coding sequences:
- a CDS encoding zinc dependent phospholipase C family protein — protein MVAVIGYCVFGAHAPGQRRLGVAALPGAAAGQALPRCYPEEWKSAKAYAYGGSIIQDMGYYPFGSELFTNLTHYVRSGDFVQNMLNEAHDRDEYAFALGALAHYVADIKGHSEGTNRAMPSVYPDLAAKFGNYITYEQAPIQHTQLEFAFDVVQLAAGRYRSDKYHDFIGFQVDKDLLERAFQKTYGLELGQIVFNVDLSISAYRFSVMQLIPTASRAAWHAERKNIKKLDKRARRRDYVYHVNQRAYRREFGTTDFDKPGFGAKILSKAVQILPKIGPLRPFAFKLPTPEAQKFFKESFQEVMEDYCKVLATTQNMAVSKTPDLPNYDFDTGHATKLGEYPLADETYGELIRKLHDKKFEGMTPELRQSILAFFSNTPPQPPADEDEKEKIEKTKAALADLRAMK, from the coding sequence ATGGTGGCCGTCATCGGCTACTGCGTATTCGGTGCTCACGCACCAGGCCAACGTCGACTCGGCGTGGCGGCGCTGCCTGGTGCCGCTGCTGGCCAAGCGCTACCCCGGTGCTACCCCGAGGAGTGGAAATCGGCCAAGGCTTATGCTTACGGTGGATCTATTATTCAGGACATGGGCTACTACCCGTTCGGCTCCGAGTTGTTTACCAACCTGACGCATTACGTCCGCAGCGGCGACTTTGTGCAGAATATGCTCAACGAAGCGCACGACCGGGATGAATACGCTTTTGCCCTGGGGGCGCTGGCCCACTACGTGGCCGACATCAAAGGGCACTCTGAAGGCACCAACCGCGCCATGCCCTCTGTATATCCCGATCTGGCAGCTAAGTTTGGCAACTACATCACTTACGAGCAGGCGCCCATTCAGCATACGCAGCTGGAGTTTGCCTTTGATGTGGTGCAGCTGGCCGCCGGCCGCTACCGCTCCGATAAATACCACGACTTTATCGGCTTTCAGGTAGATAAAGACCTATTAGAGCGCGCTTTCCAGAAAACCTACGGCCTGGAGTTGGGCCAGATCGTGTTCAACGTAGACCTGAGCATCAGTGCTTACCGCTTCTCGGTGATGCAGCTGATTCCGACGGCCTCACGGGCGGCCTGGCATGCCGAGCGTAAGAATATCAAGAAGCTGGACAAGCGCGCCCGCCGCCGCGACTATGTGTACCACGTGAATCAGCGGGCATACCGCCGCGAGTTTGGTACCACCGATTTCGACAAGCCGGGTTTCGGGGCCAAAATCCTGTCGAAAGCAGTGCAGATACTGCCTAAAATTGGTCCGTTGCGGCCCTTTGCCTTCAAGCTGCCTACCCCCGAGGCGCAGAAGTTTTTCAAGGAGAGCTTTCAGGAGGTGATGGAGGATTACTGCAAGGTGCTGGCTACTACGCAAAACATGGCTGTCAGCAAAACTCCCGACCTGCCCAACTATGATTTCGATACGGGCCACGCCACCAAGTTGGGCGAGTACCCGCTGGCCGATGAAACGTACGGCGAGCTGATCCGCAAGCTGCACGATAAAAAGTTTGAAGGCATGACGCCCGAGTTGCGCCAAAGCATCCTGGCGTTCTTCTCCAACACGCCGCCCCAACCTCCCGCCGACGAAGACGAAAAGGAGAAGATCGAAAAAACCAAAGCCGCCTTGGCTGATTTGCGGGCGATGAAGTAA
- a CDS encoding CusA/CzcA family heavy metal efflux RND transporter, which translates to MLSRIIALSIRNKLLVSLMLLALVAWGGYAATTLPLDAIPDVTNNQVQVITQSPALAAQEVEQLLTIPLELQLRTIPNVREIRSISRFGLSVITVVFEEDVDTYLTRQLVAEKLTTAQADLGAGLGTPTMAPITTGLGEIFQYSLQVDPKYKDQYSLSALRDMQDWIVKRQLAGVPGVVDVSSFGGYVRQYEVSVNPERLASAGVSLPELMQALQTGNGNTGGSYLERGPNAYFIRGEGRVESLDDIRQIVVKQVGSVPLLVGDVTTVQFGHAVRYGAMTRNGQGEAVGGIVLMLKGASSEATIKSVKERVAQIEKSLPPGVRVLPFLDRTKLIDKAIHTVSKNLLEGGVIVIIVLLVLLGNLRAGLVVAAMIPLCMLFALAMMKVFGVSANLMSLGALDFGLIVDGAVIIVEAMIFHLVHERQRAENETMDQVAQSAATRLMRSALFGQLIILIVYFPILSLTGVEGKMFRPMALTVSFAIIGAMILCLTYVPAVAAWALRKDIKEEGTLADRIMRTLHRGYDPIIRGALRIRPIVVGAAVALLVGAVFIFLRMGGEFIPQLDEGDFAVNVTLAPGSSLDQSIKTTTKVQKTLLREFPEIQQIVGKIGTSEIPTDPMSLEDSDQIVILKAQDEWTSAHSREELAGKMQEALAGIPGINLEFQQPIQMRFNELISGVKSDISIKIYGDDLEVLYEKANQAAALIRPLAGVGDLKVEQIVGLPQMRVTYDRAKLARYGLRVEDLNTLLRASFAGDVAGQVYERERRYDLVVRLDSARRTSLADLRRLYVDLPNGQKIPLEEVAQVQYRNAPTQISRDDARRRINIGVNVRNRDIQSLVEEIQQKLTQGVKLPTGYSVVYGGEFENLQRAKARLAIAVPVSLLLIFTLLYLSFHSAKQAALIFTGIPLAAIGGVLALWLRDMPFSISAGVGFIALFGVAVLNGIVLVASLNELAAEGVRDVRERALRATAERFRPVLLTAAVASLGFLPMALSTSAGAEVQKPLATVVIGGLISATLLTLVVLPVLYTYFTKDGEPSPTAEAEAAADRQEEEARRAEEELKHHKPVPETPRTGPATTLLVMLAALSGLLLPRAATAQNTLGSTAGQATVAPPTGPLSVGQALQAGLGQSLLVQSAALDVRRQQALNRSGYDVPRTVLDYQRGQISDAATDQSFNIIQQTAFPTLYAAQKRLLENQTGAAEQRARTQLRELTRVIRTDYYDLLIAYRRVQLLRRQDSLYRRAAHAARIRYQVGETNRLEQVAAETRMLELQNQLLTLLTDVQVQRQQLGVLLGYPTPIDIDTAASVVAILNPADTTALSPEANPTLGLLRQEVTISAQQTKVEKLRRLPDLRVGYFNQSISRVGGYQVAQAGVAVPFLGGVQKARIAAARLGEQYATNQLNYYTMQLNSQLRTLRQQLARARASLRYYETVALPQARLVLSTAEKSFRAGDVEYVTYVVNTEPAWQIQQAYLDQVGRYNQLLFQLQALTGTEE; encoded by the coding sequence ATGCTCTCTCGAATTATTGCTCTGAGTATCCGCAACAAGCTACTTGTGTCCCTGATGCTCCTCGCCCTGGTGGCATGGGGTGGCTATGCGGCCACTACCCTACCACTGGACGCCATCCCCGACGTCACCAACAACCAGGTACAGGTCATCACCCAGTCGCCGGCGCTGGCGGCGCAGGAGGTGGAGCAGCTGCTCACCATTCCCTTAGAATTGCAGCTGCGCACCATTCCCAACGTGCGCGAAATCCGCTCTATCTCGCGCTTTGGATTATCGGTTATTACGGTGGTGTTTGAGGAAGACGTGGATACCTACCTCACCCGCCAATTGGTAGCCGAGAAGCTCACCACTGCTCAGGCCGACCTAGGCGCGGGACTGGGCACGCCTACTATGGCGCCCATCACTACCGGCCTGGGCGAGATTTTCCAGTATTCCCTGCAAGTCGACCCCAAGTACAAAGACCAGTACTCCCTCTCAGCCCTGCGCGACATGCAGGACTGGATTGTGAAGCGCCAGCTTGCCGGCGTGCCGGGCGTGGTGGATGTGAGCAGCTTTGGTGGCTACGTGCGCCAATACGAGGTGAGCGTAAACCCCGAGCGACTGGCCTCGGCCGGCGTGAGCCTGCCCGAACTGATGCAGGCTCTGCAAACCGGCAACGGCAACACCGGCGGCAGCTACCTGGAGCGCGGGCCCAACGCCTACTTCATCCGGGGCGAGGGTAGAGTAGAATCTCTGGACGACATCCGGCAGATTGTAGTGAAGCAGGTAGGGAGCGTGCCGCTGCTGGTGGGCGACGTAACGACCGTGCAGTTTGGCCATGCCGTGCGCTACGGCGCCATGACGCGCAACGGCCAGGGCGAGGCCGTGGGCGGTATTGTGCTGATGCTGAAGGGCGCCAGCTCCGAGGCCACCATTAAAAGTGTGAAGGAGCGGGTGGCACAGATTGAGAAATCCCTACCCCCTGGTGTGCGCGTGCTCCCCTTCCTCGACCGTACCAAGCTCATCGACAAGGCCATTCACACGGTCAGCAAAAACCTGCTAGAGGGCGGCGTCATCGTCATCATTGTGCTGCTGGTACTGCTGGGCAACCTGCGCGCCGGGCTGGTGGTGGCAGCCATGATTCCGCTGTGCATGCTGTTTGCGCTGGCCATGATGAAAGTCTTCGGGGTGTCGGCCAACCTGATGAGCCTGGGCGCGCTGGACTTCGGGCTGATTGTGGACGGGGCTGTGATTATCGTAGAGGCTATGATTTTCCACCTGGTGCACGAGCGCCAGCGGGCCGAAAACGAAACGATGGACCAGGTGGCACAATCGGCGGCCACGCGCCTTATGCGCTCGGCCTTGTTCGGTCAACTCATCATCCTGATTGTGTATTTTCCCATCCTGTCGCTGACTGGGGTAGAGGGCAAGATGTTCCGCCCCATGGCTCTCACGGTGAGCTTCGCCATCATCGGGGCCATGATTCTGTGTCTCACCTACGTGCCAGCCGTGGCGGCCTGGGCTTTGCGCAAGGATATCAAGGAGGAAGGCACCCTGGCCGACCGCATCATGCGGACCCTGCACCGTGGCTACGACCCCATCATTCGGGGGGCACTGCGTATCCGGCCCATTGTGGTAGGGGCAGCAGTGGCGTTGCTGGTAGGGGCGGTGTTCATCTTCTTGCGTATGGGCGGCGAATTCATTCCGCAGCTCGACGAGGGAGATTTTGCTGTGAACGTGACGCTGGCGCCCGGCTCGTCGCTGGACCAGAGCATCAAGACCACCACCAAAGTACAGAAAACCCTGCTGCGCGAGTTTCCGGAAATCCAGCAGATTGTGGGCAAAATCGGTACCTCCGAAATTCCGACCGACCCTATGTCACTGGAAGACTCCGACCAGATAGTGATTCTAAAAGCGCAGGATGAATGGACCTCGGCTCACTCACGCGAGGAGCTGGCCGGTAAGATGCAAGAGGCACTGGCCGGCATTCCGGGTATCAACCTGGAGTTTCAGCAGCCCATTCAGATGCGCTTCAACGAGCTGATTTCGGGCGTGAAGTCGGATATCAGCATCAAGATTTACGGCGACGATCTGGAAGTGCTCTATGAAAAGGCCAACCAGGCTGCTGCCCTCATCCGGCCACTGGCAGGGGTAGGCGACCTGAAGGTAGAGCAGATTGTGGGCCTGCCGCAGATGCGCGTGACCTACGACCGCGCCAAGCTGGCCCGCTACGGCCTGCGCGTGGAAGACCTGAACACACTGCTGCGCGCCTCCTTCGCGGGCGACGTGGCCGGTCAGGTCTACGAAAGGGAGCGCCGCTACGACCTAGTGGTGCGCCTCGACTCGGCCCGCCGCACCAGCCTCGCCGATTTGCGCCGCCTCTACGTGGATTTGCCCAACGGCCAGAAGATTCCGCTGGAAGAGGTAGCCCAGGTGCAGTACCGCAACGCCCCTACCCAAATCTCCCGCGACGATGCCCGGCGTCGCATCAACATCGGCGTGAACGTGCGCAACCGCGACATTCAGAGCCTGGTAGAGGAAATCCAGCAAAAACTAACGCAGGGCGTGAAGCTGCCCACCGGCTACTCGGTGGTGTACGGGGGCGAGTTTGAGAATTTGCAGCGCGCCAAGGCCCGCCTCGCCATTGCAGTGCCCGTGTCGCTGCTCCTGATTTTTACGCTGCTCTACCTCTCGTTTCACTCCGCAAAGCAGGCGGCCCTCATTTTCACGGGCATTCCGCTGGCAGCCATTGGCGGTGTGCTGGCGCTGTGGCTCCGCGACATGCCATTCAGTATTTCGGCGGGGGTAGGATTTATTGCCTTGTTTGGAGTAGCTGTTTTGAACGGCATTGTGTTGGTAGCTAGCCTCAACGAGTTGGCCGCTGAGGGCGTGCGCGACGTGCGCGAACGGGCCTTGCGTGCTACCGCCGAGCGTTTCCGGCCGGTGCTGCTTACGGCGGCGGTAGCCTCATTGGGCTTCCTACCCATGGCCCTGTCTACCTCGGCAGGCGCGGAGGTACAAAAGCCCTTGGCCACGGTGGTAATTGGCGGTTTGATTTCGGCGACGCTGCTCACGCTGGTAGTGCTGCCCGTGCTTTACACCTATTTCACCAAGGATGGTGAGCCTAGCCCTACAGCCGAGGCCGAAGCGGCGGCTGATCGTCAAGAGGAGGAGGCACGACGGGCCGAAGAAGAGTTGAAACACCATAAACCGGTTCCAGAAACGCCACGCACCGGACCAGCCACCACCTTACTGGTGATGCTGGCCGCACTATCAGGCTTGCTCCTGCCCCGTGCGGCCACAGCCCAGAATACGCTGGGCAGCACGGCCGGACAAGCCACTGTGGCGCCACCCACTGGGCCGTTGTCGGTGGGGCAGGCGTTGCAGGCGGGGTTGGGTCAGAGCTTGTTGGTGCAATCGGCAGCGCTGGATGTGCGCCGGCAGCAGGCCCTGAACCGCTCGGGCTACGACGTGCCGCGCACGGTGCTGGACTACCAGCGCGGGCAGATTTCGGATGCCGCCACCGACCAGAGCTTCAATATCATTCAGCAAACGGCCTTCCCTACCCTCTACGCAGCCCAAAAGCGCCTGCTAGAAAACCAGACGGGGGCCGCCGAGCAGCGCGCCCGCACCCAACTCCGCGAGCTAACCCGCGTGATTCGCACCGACTACTACGACCTGCTGATTGCCTACCGCCGCGTGCAGTTGCTTCGTCGCCAAGACAGCCTCTACCGCCGCGCCGCTCATGCCGCCCGCATCCGCTACCAAGTGGGTGAAACCAACCGCCTGGAACAGGTAGCCGCCGAGACCCGCATGCTGGAACTGCAAAACCAGCTCCTCACCCTGCTCACCGATGTACAGGTGCAGCGCCAGCAACTGGGTGTACTCCTGGGCTACCCTACCCCCATAGATATTGACACCGCCGCCAGCGTGGTCGCCATCCTCAACCCCGCCGATACAACGGCTCTTTCGCCCGAGGCCAACCCTACCCTGGGACTGCTGCGGCAGGAGGTAACGATCAGCGCACAGCAAACCAAGGTGGAGAAACTGCGCCGCCTGCCTGATTTGCGCGTGGGCTACTTCAACCAAAGTATCAGTCGGGTAGGCGGCTACCAGGTGGCGCAGGCGGGTGTGGCGGTGCCCTTTTTGGGTGGCGTGCAAAAAGCGCGTATTGCCGCCGCCCGCCTGGGCGAGCAGTACGCCACCAACCAGCTCAACTACTACACCATGCAGCTCAACAGCCAGCTGCGCACGCTACGGCAACAACTGGCCCGCGCCCGCGCCTCCTTGCGCTACTACGAAACCGTGGCCCTACCCCAAGCCCGCCTGGTATTGAGCACGGCCGAAAAAAGCTTCCGCGCCGGCGACGTGGAGTACGTGACCTACGTGGTGAATACCGAGCCTGCCTGGCAGATTCAGCAAGCTTACCTCGACCAAGTGGGCCGCTACAACCAACTGCTGTTCCAGCTCCAGGCTCTCACGGGCACGGAGGAATAA
- a CDS encoding efflux RND transporter periplasmic adaptor subunit, whose amino-acid sequence MTSPTGPLSPRTGSWGVRSAYPLLLLCAWLITACNSTPTDSETKETPAAAGVEKPTSPDQLTLTPTQTQAAGIEIGAFDHQEMTTDVPANGLIDVPPQNMASISAVMGGYVQKVNVLPGQFIKRGGTVAVLRHPDYLQLQQNYLQSRARLRFLQQELDRQQVLDAEDVGAKRKLQQAQADYQTEQAALRALAAQVRMLGLSVARLDGGYIAPTVPLTAPVGGFVRAVNINPGQYVGPQDVLVEVVDRSDLHLELKVFEKDIARVKVGQRILFSIPNSSSPDNMAARIFLVGKAFDDNDRTVSVHAHLEPERDDLLPGQYVSARIQTGGRRQRTLPEDAIIQDGEMSYAFVRTATDSAGSSFRRVRVRTGQPQHGAVAVTLLDPVRDTTQLVRSGAYFLQAELTKGQGGDE is encoded by the coding sequence GTGACCTCACCTACCGGCCCCCTCTCCCCAAGAACAGGGAGCTGGGGGGTGAGGTCCGCCTACCCGCTCCTCCTGCTATGTGCCTGGCTCATCACGGCCTGCAATTCTACCCCCACAGATTCTGAAACCAAGGAAACCCCCGCCGCGGCTGGCGTAGAAAAGCCTACCTCTCCCGATCAGCTGACCCTTACCCCTACCCAAACGCAGGCCGCAGGCATTGAAATCGGGGCGTTTGACCACCAGGAAATGACCACCGACGTGCCCGCCAATGGCCTTATCGACGTGCCACCTCAGAATATGGCGTCTATTTCGGCGGTGATGGGCGGCTACGTGCAAAAGGTGAATGTGCTGCCGGGCCAGTTCATCAAGCGCGGCGGCACCGTGGCCGTGCTACGCCACCCCGACTACCTCCAGTTGCAACAGAACTACCTGCAAAGCCGCGCCCGCCTGCGTTTCCTGCAACAGGAGCTAGACCGCCAGCAGGTGCTCGACGCCGAGGACGTAGGCGCCAAGCGCAAGCTCCAGCAGGCCCAAGCCGACTACCAGACCGAGCAGGCTGCCCTGCGCGCCCTGGCTGCCCAGGTGCGAATGTTGGGCCTATCAGTAGCCCGGCTGGACGGCGGCTACATTGCGCCTACCGTACCGCTCACGGCCCCAGTGGGTGGGTTTGTGCGCGCCGTCAATATCAATCCTGGCCAGTACGTGGGGCCGCAAGATGTGCTAGTAGAAGTGGTAGACCGCTCCGATTTGCACCTGGAGCTGAAGGTGTTTGAGAAGGACATTGCCCGCGTGAAGGTAGGCCAGCGCATCCTGTTCAGCATTCCCAACAGCAGTTCGCCCGACAACATGGCGGCCCGTATCTTTTTGGTAGGCAAGGCCTTCGACGACAACGACCGCACCGTGAGCGTGCATGCCCACCTGGAGCCCGAGCGCGACGACCTGCTGCCCGGCCAGTACGTGTCGGCGCGCATCCAGACGGGCGGGCGCCGCCAACGCACCCTCCCCGAAGACGCCATTATTCAGGACGGCGAAATGAGCTACGCCTTTGTGCGCACCGCCACCGACAGCGCGGGTAGCTCCTTCCGGCGGGTACGGGTGCGCACGGGCCAGCCCCAGCACGGCGCGGTGGCCGTCACGCTGCTAGACCCTGTGCGCGACACCACCCAGCTTGTGCGAAGTGGCGCCTACTTCCTGCAAGCCGAGCTAACCAAAGGCCAGGGCGGCGACGAGTAA
- a CDS encoding SDR family oxidoreductase, whose protein sequence is MKSALVTGANKGIGLEVAKLLAQHGFFVYLGSRDAANGTAAVQQLNALGLTNLAAVQLDVTNPDSIQAVRAAIGEKTSVLDVLVNNAGISGGMSQSARHATLTQFRDVFETNVFGVAGVTQAFLDLLSASPEPRIVNVSTAMASLTLYADFDNENFAYRFPVYQASKTALNMYTLNLAYELRDTPFKVNAVCPGYTQTDFTGHQGTSTVAEAGHRIVKYALLGPDGPTGRYFSEEYFSAPATCPW, encoded by the coding sequence ATGAAATCAGCCTTAGTAACAGGCGCCAATAAAGGCATTGGCCTGGAAGTAGCCAAGCTGCTCGCCCAACACGGATTTTTTGTGTATCTCGGTAGCCGCGATGCCGCCAACGGGACAGCGGCCGTGCAGCAGCTCAACGCGCTAGGTCTCACAAACCTCGCAGCTGTGCAGCTAGATGTCACCAATCCCGATTCCATCCAGGCGGTCCGGGCCGCAATTGGCGAAAAAACGTCCGTTCTAGATGTATTAGTCAACAACGCAGGTATTTCTGGTGGCATGTCGCAGTCGGCCCGGCATGCCACGCTGACGCAGTTTCGGGACGTATTTGAAACCAACGTGTTCGGCGTGGCTGGGGTCACGCAGGCATTCCTCGATCTGCTGTCGGCCTCGCCGGAGCCGCGCATTGTCAACGTAAGCACTGCCATGGCATCGCTGACGCTGTATGCTGACTTCGACAACGAGAATTTTGCCTACCGGTTTCCGGTGTACCAGGCTTCAAAAACGGCCCTGAATATGTACACCCTAAACCTAGCCTACGAACTGCGCGACACGCCTTTCAAAGTCAATGCAGTATGCCCGGGCTACACCCAAACTGACTTCACAGGCCACCAGGGCACCAGCACGGTTGCAGAAGCGGGGCATCGTATTGTGAAGTATGCGTTGCTGGGTCCAGATGGACCCACCGGCCGCTATTTCAGTGAAGAATACTTTTCCGCCCCCGCAACGTGCCCGTGGTGA
- a CDS encoding helix-turn-helix domain-containing protein → MNEKQINHYVDLLMVCNGDQRYGGEKTFEENVLVGVVAGKLKVVQAARTLHCVAGDTVLLPRNQPATLLKYPKDGAAYRAIVLKLPTPLVQAYYEHHTPKPTRPAAANLLLFPRSPLLQSVFASLMPYLELEQRLPEKLLAAKIAEVVEVLRSLDIRSDEVLADFREPGKLNLVEFMEAHYMFNMPLAKFSYLTGRSLTTFKRDFKKAFQVSPQRWLTQKRLALAHYQLAEKKKKPVELYLEVGFENLAHFSYAFKKQFGYSPTALIR, encoded by the coding sequence ATGAACGAGAAGCAGATAAATCACTATGTCGATCTGTTAATGGTCTGCAACGGCGACCAACGCTACGGGGGAGAGAAAACCTTCGAGGAAAACGTGCTAGTTGGTGTGGTGGCAGGTAAGTTGAAGGTGGTGCAGGCTGCTCGCACGCTCCACTGTGTAGCGGGTGATACGGTATTATTACCCCGGAACCAGCCAGCTACCCTACTCAAATACCCGAAAGACGGGGCCGCCTATCGGGCCATCGTTCTGAAACTGCCTACCCCCCTGGTACAGGCGTATTACGAGCACCATACCCCAAAACCTACCCGGCCTGCGGCCGCCAACTTGCTGCTTTTTCCACGGAGTCCGCTGTTGCAGAGCGTCTTCGCTTCTCTAATGCCCTACTTAGAGTTGGAGCAGCGCTTACCAGAAAAGCTGCTTGCCGCGAAAATAGCCGAAGTGGTGGAGGTTCTGCGCAGCCTCGATATACGAAGTGATGAGGTGCTAGCCGACTTCCGCGAGCCCGGCAAGCTGAATCTGGTTGAGTTTATGGAGGCGCACTATATGTTCAATATGCCCTTAGCCAAGTTTAGCTACCTAACGGGCCGCAGTCTTACTACCTTTAAGCGAGATTTTAAAAAGGCCTTTCAGGTGAGTCCGCAGCGCTGGCTGACGCAGAAAAGACTAGCACTGGCTCATTATCAGCTGGCGGAAAAGAAGAAAAAGCCCGTGGAGCTGTACCTAGAGGTAGGCTTCGAGAATCTGGCGCATTTCTCCTACGCTTTCAAAAAGCAGTTTGGCTATTCCCCAACGGCTCTCATCAGGTAG